The following proteins are co-located in the Pseudomonas antarctica genome:
- a CDS encoding DUF1145 domain-containing protein — MKVFWGLGKCLTLLFWGVVLVNLFRPLTNPFHLLVSLAGSLLFLTHLLELLLFNSSVKHRAHPWRDRLQILLVGMFHVRGLSAPAAFNETNKEANHA, encoded by the coding sequence ATGAAAGTGTTTTGGGGACTGGGAAAATGTCTGACGTTGCTGTTCTGGGGCGTGGTGCTGGTCAATCTGTTCCGGCCGCTGACTAATCCGTTCCACCTGTTGGTCAGCCTGGCCGGCAGTCTGTTGTTTCTTACCCACCTGTTGGAGCTGCTGTTGTTCAACAGCAGCGTGAAGCACCGTGCCCACCCCTGGCGTGACCGCTTGCAGATTCTGCTGGTGGGGATGTTCCATGTGCGGGGCCTGTCGGCGCCTGCAGCGTTTAATGAAACGAACAAGGAGGCCAATCATGCGTAA
- a CDS encoding CopD family protein, whose product MTAFSLAYTLHVLAALIWVGGMFFAWMILRPAAMAALEGPARLKLWANVFQRFFVWVWVAVLVLPISGIGLLQLRFSGFETAPRYVQVMMGLYLVMTALFIRIQALKFPELRTAVAAEDWPAGAAALGQIRKLVGINLIVGLVVVAIASARPMF is encoded by the coding sequence ATGACCGCGTTTAGCCTCGCTTACACCCTGCATGTACTGGCCGCCCTGATCTGGGTCGGCGGTATGTTTTTCGCCTGGATGATCCTGCGCCCCGCCGCCATGGCGGCACTTGAGGGCCCTGCCCGGCTCAAGCTGTGGGCGAATGTGTTTCAACGTTTTTTCGTATGGGTCTGGGTCGCGGTGCTGGTTTTGCCGATCAGCGGCATCGGCCTGTTGCAATTGCGCTTCAGCGGTTTTGAAACCGCGCCGCGTTATGTGCAGGTGATGATGGGCTTATATCTAGTGATGACGGCGCTGTTTATCCGCATCCAGGCGTTGAAGTTCCCGGAACTGCGGACAGCGGTGGCGGCTGAGGATTGGCCGGCGGGTGCGGCTGCGCTGGGGCAGATTCGCAAGCTGGTGGGGATCAATTTGATTGTGGGGCTGGTGGTGGTAGCAATTGCTTCGGCTCGCCCGATGTTCTGA
- the dinG gene encoding ATP-dependent DNA helicase DinG: MISTELKTTIQGAYSRFLEAKSLKPRYGQRLMIAEVAKVLGDIDTDDEGRRSGDPAVVAVEAGTGTGKTVAYSLAAIPTAKAAGKRLVIATATVALQEQIVYKDLPDLMRNSGLNFTFALAKGRGRYMCLSKLDVLLQEGHAQTATASLFEEEGFKIEVDEVSQKLFTSMIEKLAGNKWDGDRDSWPTALEDADWARLTTDHSQCTNRHCPNFGQCAFYKAREGMGKVDVIVTNHDMVLADLALGGGAVLPDPRDTLYVFDEGHHLPDKAIGHFAHYTRLRSTADWLETTAKNLTKLLAQHPLPGDLGKLIEQVPELAREIKTQQQFMFSACEQVADFKPGEDVEGRERPRHRFVGGLIPEHMREMGIELKKGFSRLTDLFTRLTDLLKEGMDGEVNIGIASNQAEEWYPLFGSLLSRSQGNWELWTAFTVEDPEDNPPMARWLTLSESGALFDIEVNASPILAAEMLRRNLWNVAYGCLVTSATLTALGTFDRFRMRAGLPKKAVTAVVPSPFHHADAGVLRVPDLKADPRDAPAHTAAIIRDLPELVEGSRGTLVLFSSRKQMQDVFDGLDRDWRKQVFIQGNLSKQETLNKHKARVDGGDSSVLFGLASFAEGVDLPGAYCEHVVIAKIPFSVPDDPVEAALAEWIEARGGNPFMEISVPDASLKLVQACGRLLRTEEDRGTITLLDRRLVTQRYGKAILNALPPFRREIS, encoded by the coding sequence ATGATCAGCACTGAACTCAAAACCACGATCCAGGGCGCCTATTCGCGTTTTCTCGAAGCCAAGAGCTTGAAACCGCGCTACGGCCAACGCCTGATGATCGCCGAAGTGGCCAAAGTCCTCGGGGATATCGACACCGACGACGAAGGTCGGCGCAGTGGCGACCCCGCGGTCGTGGCCGTCGAGGCCGGCACCGGTACCGGCAAGACCGTGGCCTACAGCCTGGCCGCGATCCCTACCGCCAAGGCTGCCGGCAAGCGCCTGGTGATCGCTACCGCCACTGTCGCCCTGCAAGAGCAGATCGTCTACAAAGACCTGCCCGACCTGATGCGCAACAGCGGCCTGAACTTCACCTTCGCCCTGGCCAAGGGCCGTGGCCGCTACATGTGCCTGTCCAAGCTCGACGTATTGTTGCAGGAAGGTCACGCACAAACCGCCACGGCTTCGCTGTTCGAAGAAGAAGGTTTCAAGATCGAGGTTGATGAAGTCAGCCAGAAGCTGTTTACCAGCATGATCGAGAAGCTCGCCGGCAATAAATGGGACGGCGACCGCGACAGCTGGCCCACTGCTTTGGAAGATGCCGACTGGGCGCGCCTGACGACCGATCACAGCCAATGCACCAACCGCCATTGCCCCAACTTCGGGCAGTGCGCCTTCTACAAGGCCCGCGAAGGCATGGGCAAGGTCGATGTGATCGTTACCAACCACGACATGGTCCTGGCTGACCTGGCCCTGGGCGGTGGCGCCGTATTGCCGGACCCGCGCGACACCCTTTACGTATTCGACGAAGGTCACCACCTGCCGGATAAAGCCATCGGCCACTTCGCCCACTACACACGCCTGCGCTCCACCGCCGATTGGCTGGAAACCACCGCCAAGAACCTCACCAAACTGCTGGCCCAGCACCCGCTGCCCGGCGACCTGGGCAAGCTGATCGAGCAAGTGCCGGAGCTGGCGCGGGAGATCAAGACCCAGCAGCAATTCATGTTCAGCGCCTGCGAGCAGGTTGCCGACTTCAAGCCCGGTGAGGATGTGGAAGGCCGTGAGCGGCCACGTCACCGCTTTGTCGGCGGGCTGATCCCCGAGCACATGCGCGAAATGGGCATCGAGCTGAAAAAGGGCTTTTCGCGCCTGACCGACCTGTTCACGCGTTTGACTGACCTGCTCAAGGAAGGCATGGACGGCGAGGTCAACATCGGCATCGCCAGCAACCAGGCCGAAGAATGGTACCCGTTGTTCGGCAGCCTGCTGTCGCGTTCCCAAGGTAACTGGGAGCTGTGGACCGCCTTCACCGTTGAAGACCCGGAAGACAACCCGCCGATGGCGCGCTGGCTGACCTTGTCGGAAAGCGGCGCGCTGTTTGATATCGAGGTCAACGCCAGCCCGATCCTTGCCGCTGAAATGCTGCGCCGCAACCTGTGGAACGTGGCCTACGGCTGCCTGGTAACGTCGGCCACACTGACGGCCCTGGGCACTTTCGATCGATTCCGCATGCGTGCCGGCCTGCCGAAAAAAGCCGTCACCGCCGTGGTGCCGAGCCCGTTTCATCACGCCGACGCGGGCGTGCTACGGGTGCCGGACCTCAAAGCAGACCCGCGCGACGCGCCGGCCCACACGGCGGCGATCATCCGCGACCTGCCGGAGCTGGTCGAAGGTTCGCGCGGCACGCTGGTGCTGTTTTCCTCGCGTAAACAGATGCAGGACGTGTTCGATGGCCTCGACCGCGACTGGCGCAAGCAAGTGTTTATTCAGGGCAACCTGTCCAAACAGGAGACCCTGAACAAGCACAAGGCGCGGGTCGACGGTGGGGATTCCAGCGTGTTGTTCGGCCTGGCCAGCTTCGCCGAAGGCGTGGACTTGCCCGGCGCCTACTGTGAGCACGTAGTGATCGCCAAAATCCCGTTTTCGGTGCCGGATGATCCGGTCGAGGCGGCCCTGGCCGAATGGATCGAAGCGCGGGGCGGTAACCCGTTCATGGAAATCTCGGTGCCTGATGCGTCCTTGAAGCTGGTCCAGGCCTGCGGTCGCTTGCTGCGCACCGAAGAGGACCGGGGCACCATCACCTTGCTTGACCGCCGTTTGGTCACTCAGCGCTACGGCAAAGCTATCCTCAATGCCTTGCCGCCGTTCAGGCGCGAAATTTCTTAA
- a CDS encoding beta-galactosidase, with translation MIRTLPALFALLFTAPLMAAPAGQQTLFNFVRPADVVKVATQDASLPQYNAEQTAEGEVLRRITFNPAAEPSLVLSPQTGVWDWSQSGAMSLRIQSAMDWALTLYVKVQSTDGKTLVSRIDLPAGPVQTLLIPLQANSPLSQGMKAGPPMPITVDGQRVLLAGSAGEIDRSQVASVTLSMIKPNAAQSILLERFGVQDSEPVLKAAYSELVDAYGQSTRTRWPEKVSSDEQLKAAAAKEQQQLKGWLAERDKSALDQYGGWNKGPAFEASGFFRTEKRDGRWYLVTPQGHPFYSLGVNTVAPDNNQTYVAGREWMFAALPKVGEPFDKYYGSGDNRGGNGADQGRGFNVGRWYDFYGANLQRAYGTDGFDQKRWVTHTLDRLQAWGFNTVGNWSDEALATADRVPYTLPLSIVGDYASISTGTDWWGGMPDPFDPRFAMATERAVAIAARDHRDDPWLIGFFADNELAWAGPGDDPKSRYALAYGTLRMTTDVPAKRAFLKQLRDKYRNEDGLSKAWGIHLSGWELMEDPGFEPPMPSPEHPEIEADFKYFQKTFADAYFKTISDSLKWHAPNHLLLGGRYAVSTPESVASCAQYCDVLSFNMYTLKPQDGYDFAALHALDKPVLITEFNFGSADRGPFWGGVTQLAREEDRGAAYSNFLKQAMAEPSIVGVHWFQYLDQPVTGRLLDGENGHFGLVGITDVPFQGFVDSVRKSNLAAVDQLGKEAEKAKAASAVREHEGGKSGHEGKGPGQGAGHAGGHAGNGH, from the coding sequence ATGATTCGCACGCTGCCCGCTCTGTTTGCCTTGTTGTTCACCGCGCCCTTGATGGCTGCGCCTGCCGGGCAACAAACGCTGTTCAACTTCGTCCGGCCTGCCGATGTGGTCAAGGTGGCGACCCAGGACGCCAGCTTGCCCCAATACAATGCCGAGCAAACCGCCGAAGGCGAAGTGCTGCGCCGCATCACCTTCAACCCGGCGGCCGAACCGAGCCTGGTGCTTAGCCCGCAGACCGGCGTGTGGGACTGGTCGCAATCCGGCGCCATGAGCCTGCGTATCCAGAGCGCCATGGACTGGGCGCTGACCCTATACGTGAAGGTGCAGAGCACGGACGGCAAGACCCTGGTCAGCCGCATCGACCTGCCGGCCGGCCCGGTGCAGACCTTGTTGATCCCGCTGCAAGCCAACTCGCCGCTGAGCCAGGGCATGAAGGCCGGCCCGCCGATGCCAATCACCGTAGATGGCCAGCGCGTACTGCTGGCCGGCAGTGCCGGTGAGATTGACCGCAGCCAGGTGGCGTCGGTGACGTTGTCGATGATCAAGCCCAATGCTGCCCAAAGCATCCTGCTGGAGCGCTTCGGTGTGCAGGACAGCGAGCCGGTGCTGAAGGCGGCCTACAGCGAATTGGTCGATGCCTATGGCCAGTCCACTCGCACGCGCTGGCCGGAAAAAGTCAGCAGTGACGAGCAACTCAAGGCCGCCGCCGCCAAAGAGCAACAACAGCTCAAGGGTTGGTTGGCCGAGCGCGATAAATCAGCGCTTGATCAATATGGTGGCTGGAACAAAGGCCCGGCGTTTGAAGCGAGCGGGTTTTTCCGCACCGAGAAGCGTGACGGTCGTTGGTACCTGGTGACGCCGCAAGGCCATCCGTTCTACTCCCTGGGCGTCAACACCGTGGCCCCGGACAACAACCAGACCTACGTGGCCGGGCGCGAGTGGATGTTTGCCGCGTTGCCCAAGGTCGGCGAGCCGTTCGACAAGTATTACGGAAGCGGCGATAACCGTGGCGGCAACGGCGCCGACCAGGGCCGTGGCTTCAATGTAGGGCGTTGGTACGATTTTTACGGCGCCAATTTGCAGCGTGCCTACGGGACTGATGGGTTCGACCAGAAGCGCTGGGTCACCCACACCCTCGACCGTCTGCAAGCCTGGGGTTTCAACACCGTAGGCAACTGGAGCGACGAAGCGTTGGCCACCGCCGACCGCGTGCCGTACACCTTGCCGCTGTCGATTGTCGGTGACTACGCCAGCATCAGCACCGGCACCGACTGGTGGGGCGGCATGCCCGACCCGTTCGACCCGCGGTTTGCCATGGCCACCGAGCGCGCCGTGGCCATTGCGGCCCGCGATCACCGCGATGATCCCTGGCTGATCGGCTTTTTTGCCGACAACGAGCTTGCCTGGGCCGGTCCGGGTGATGATCCGAAATCCCGTTACGCCTTGGCCTACGGCACCCTGCGCATGACCACCGACGTACCGGCCAAGCGCGCGTTCCTCAAGCAACTGCGCGACAAGTACCGCAACGAAGATGGCCTGTCGAAAGCCTGGGGTATCCATCTGTCCGGCTGGGAGCTGATGGAAGACCCTGGGTTCGAGCCGCCGATGCCGAGTCCCGAGCATCCGGAAATCGAAGCTGACTTTAAATACTTCCAGAAGACCTTCGCCGATGCCTACTTCAAGACCATCTCCGACTCGCTGAAATGGCACGCGCCCAACCATTTGTTGCTGGGTGGCCGGTATGCCGTCAGCACGCCTGAATCCGTGGCGTCCTGCGCCCAGTATTGCGATGTACTGAGCTTCAATATGTACACCCTCAAGCCCCAGGACGGTTATGACTTCGCCGCCTTGCACGCGCTGGACAAACCGGTGCTGATCACCGAGTTCAACTTTGGCTCGGCAGACCGTGGCCCGTTCTGGGGCGGCGTCACTCAACTGGCCCGGGAAGAAGACCGCGGCGCGGCGTACAGCAACTTCCTCAAACAGGCCATGGCCGAGCCGTCGATTGTCGGTGTGCACTGGTTCCAGTATCTGGACCAGCCGGTGACCGGCCGTCTGCTCGACGGCGAGAACGGCCACTTCGGGCTGGTGGGCATCACCGATGTGCCGTTCCAGGGCTTTGTCGACAGCGTGCGTAAAAGCAACCTGGCAGCGGTGGATCAACTGGGCAAAGAGGCTGAAAAGGCCAAGGCGGCCAGCGCGGTGCGTGAGCATGAAGGCGGGAAGTCGGGGCATGAAGGCAAAGGCCCGGGGCAGGGCGCCGGGCATGCTGGCGGGCACGCTGGAAATGGCCATTGA
- a CDS encoding serine hydrolase domain-containing protein, translating into MQIQGHYELQFEAVREAFAALFDDPQERGAGLCIQIGGETVVDLWAGTADKDGAEAWHSDTIVNLFSCTKTFTAVTALQLVAEGKLQLDAPVANYWPEFAAAGKETITLRQLLCHQAGLPAIREMLPTEALYDWQLMVDTLAAEAPWWTPGQGHGYEAITYGWLVGELLRRADGRGPGESIVARVARPLGLDFHVGLADEEFYRVAHIARSKGNMGDEAAQRLLQVMMREPNAMTTRAFANPPSILTSTNKPEWRRMQQPAANGHGNARSLAGFYSGLLDGSLLEADMLEQLTREHSIGPDKTLLTQTRFGLGCMLDQPQLPNATFGLGPRAFGHPGAGGSVGFADPEHDVAFGFVTNTLGPYVLMDPRAQKLVGILAGCL; encoded by the coding sequence GTGCAGATTCAGGGTCATTACGAGCTCCAGTTCGAAGCGGTACGTGAAGCGTTCGCCGCGTTGTTCGATGACCCGCAGGAGCGTGGTGCCGGGCTGTGTATCCAGATCGGCGGCGAAACCGTCGTCGACCTGTGGGCGGGTACCGCCGACAAGGATGGCGCTGAGGCCTGGCACAGCGACACCATCGTCAACCTGTTTTCCTGCACCAAGACCTTCACCGCCGTTACGGCCCTGCAATTGGTGGCCGAGGGCAAGTTGCAACTCGACGCCCCTGTCGCCAACTACTGGCCCGAGTTTGCGGCGGCCGGTAAAGAAACCATCACCTTGCGCCAGTTGCTCTGCCACCAGGCCGGGCTGCCGGCGATTCGCGAGATGCTGCCCACCGAAGCCCTGTATGACTGGCAATTGATGGTCGACACCCTCGCGGCCGAGGCCCCGTGGTGGACGCCGGGCCAAGGGCATGGCTACGAGGCCATCACTTACGGCTGGCTGGTCGGCGAATTGCTGCGCCGTGCCGATGGGCGCGGGCCGGGTGAGTCGATTGTGGCGCGGGTTGCGCGGCCCCTGGGCCTGGACTTCCATGTCGGGTTGGCGGACGAAGAGTTTTATCGTGTTGCACATATAGCGCGCAGCAAAGGCAATATGGGCGATGAAGCCGCGCAACGGTTACTTCAAGTAATGATGCGCGAACCGAACGCCATGACTACGCGTGCATTTGCCAATCCACCGTCTATTCTGACCAGCACTAATAAGCCCGAATGGCGGCGCATGCAGCAGCCAGCGGCAAATGGTCACGGTAATGCGCGCAGCCTGGCGGGTTTTTATAGCGGATTGTTGGACGGTAGTTTGCTCGAAGCGGACATGCTCGAACAATTGACCCGCGAACACAGTATCGGGCCGGATAAAACCTTATTGACCCAAACCCGTTTCGGGTTGGGCTGCATGTTGGATCAGCCGCAATTGCCCAACGCCACGTTCGGCCTTGGCCCACGTGCGTTTGGGCACCCGGGCGCCGGTGGTTCGGTGGGGTTTGCCGACCCTGAACATGATGTAGCGTTTGGTTTCGTGACTAATACACTGGGGCCTTATGTACTTATGGACCCGCGTGCACAGAAGTTGGTCGGAATATTGGCCGGTTGTCTGTAA
- a CDS encoding OmpA family protein encodes MLSNKSLALALCLTITGCAQTPQNDAEGGHWWSFGSDKAATKDAVTQNDAKPDAKPAAGAKPVAPVAAAAAAPAPAAAAAPAPVAKADTGSSWWPFFSKSADEKAADAKADLKADLKAATPASTPDAAPAVAKTDTETKWWWPFESKPKPLAKVDVTNVPMPDPKITQAWLDDYEPRLRAAIKDSNLQLERRENVLVVIAPVDGSYNPKRPAMLLPVTLGPFTRVAKAVEGDPKTAVLVLGHVDTNGAEPVSQALTRERAQSIASIFSLSGLKQDRLMMRGMGDLMPRAANDSNQGRALNRRMEILFTQRTTMLALLSKYNSGKPPVADMVAVQTAPAPAPAPAAKKAAPAKKAPAKKAAAKPAAKKAAAKPAAKKAAPKADAPAANDQAKN; translated from the coding sequence ATGTTATCGAACAAGTCCTTGGCACTGGCGCTGTGCCTCACTATTACTGGCTGCGCACAAACTCCACAAAATGATGCCGAAGGTGGGCATTGGTGGTCATTTGGATCTGATAAGGCTGCTACCAAGGACGCAGTGACCCAAAACGACGCCAAACCAGATGCCAAACCTGCTGCGGGCGCCAAGCCTGTCGCGCCGGTTGCTGCCGCAGCTGCCGCTCCAGCGCCTGCCGCTGCCGCCGCACCTGCTCCGGTCGCCAAGGCTGACACCGGTTCCAGCTGGTGGCCATTCTTCTCAAAGAGCGCTGATGAAAAGGCCGCGGATGCCAAGGCCGACTTGAAAGCCGACCTCAAGGCTGCAACCCCGGCTTCTACCCCGGACGCTGCGCCGGCTGTCGCCAAGACCGACACCGAGACCAAATGGTGGTGGCCTTTCGAAAGCAAGCCGAAGCCACTGGCCAAGGTCGATGTGACCAACGTGCCGATGCCGGACCCGAAAATCACCCAAGCCTGGCTGGACGACTATGAGCCGCGCCTGCGCGCCGCCATCAAGGACAGCAACCTGCAACTGGAGCGTCGCGAGAACGTACTCGTTGTGATCGCGCCGGTTGATGGCTCCTACAACCCGAAACGTCCAGCCATGTTGCTGCCGGTTACCCTCGGCCCGTTCACTCGCGTTGCCAAGGCGGTTGAAGGCGATCCGAAGACCGCTGTGCTGGTGCTCGGCCACGTCGACACCAATGGTGCCGAACCGGTTAGCCAGGCGTTGACCCGCGAGCGCGCGCAGTCCATCGCTTCGATTTTCAGCCTCAGCGGTTTGAAGCAGGATCGCCTGATGATGCGTGGCATGGGTGACCTTATGCCGCGTGCCGCCAACGACAGCAACCAGGGCCGTGCGCTGAATCGTCGCATGGAAATCCTGTTCACTCAGCGTACAACTATGTTGGCGTTGCTGAGCAAGTACAACTCGGGCAAACCACCGGTCGCTGACATGGTCGCTGTGCAAACTGCGCCAGCCCCTGCACCGGCTCCGGCTGCGAAAAAAGCGGCTCCGGCGAAAAAGGCCCCGGCCAAGAAAGCCGCCGCCAAGCCAGCTGCGAAAAAAGCCGCTGCCAAGCCTGCCGCGAAGAAAGCAGCACCGAAGGCTGACGCCCCGGCTGCAAATGACCAGGCGAAAAACTGA